From Paenibacillus sp. PK3_47, the proteins below share one genomic window:
- the hcp gene encoding hydroxylamine reductase produces the protein MSSMFCFQCQEAAKGTGCTIQGVCGKTSEVANLQDLMIYTLKGISIFARQGREQGIRDAATEKFIIESMFATITNANFVPESFIERIREGLVIRDQWSSRLQEAGAEVPMAQHDAALWTAGTEEELLAKSETVGVLFTENEDIRSLRELLTYGLKGMAAYMEHAAVLNHYDEGAHAFMEKGLVSTLDDSLTADELVALVMECGKHGVDVMALLDRANTSTYGNPEITKVNIGVGSNPGILISGHDLKDMEELLKQTEGTGVDVYTHSEMLPAHYYPAFKKYSHFVGNYGNAWWKQAEEFDSFNGPILMTTNCIVPPKAGYIDRLYTTGNTGFPGVRHISAGADGVKDFSSIIEQAKGCAAPIEIETGEIVGGFAHAAVMGVADQVVEAVQTGAIKQFFVMAGCDGRMKSRNYYTDFASELPGDTVILTAGCAKYKYNKLDLGDIGGIPRVLDAGQCNDSYSLVVIALKLKEVFGLDDVNDLPISYNIAWYEQKAVIVLLALLYLGVKNIHLGPTLPAFLSPNVAKVLVDNFGIGGITTVQEDMERFMAVV, from the coding sequence ATGAGCAGCATGTTTTGTTTTCAATGTCAGGAAGCGGCTAAGGGAACGGGCTGTACCATACAGGGAGTATGCGGCAAAACCAGTGAAGTAGCGAATCTTCAGGATCTGATGATTTATACGCTGAAGGGCATTTCCATCTTTGCACGCCAGGGACGGGAGCAAGGCATCAGGGATGCAGCCACCGAAAAGTTTATTATAGAGAGCATGTTCGCAACAATTACCAATGCCAATTTTGTACCTGAGAGCTTTATTGAGAGAATCAGAGAGGGGCTTGTCATCCGCGATCAGTGGAGCAGCAGACTTCAGGAGGCCGGTGCAGAAGTTCCTATGGCACAGCATGATGCCGCACTCTGGACTGCCGGTACGGAAGAGGAGCTGCTGGCGAAGTCGGAGACCGTAGGTGTACTTTTCACCGAGAATGAGGATATCCGCTCCCTGCGGGAGCTTTTGACTTACGGGCTGAAAGGTATGGCTGCTTACATGGAGCATGCCGCAGTGCTGAACCATTATGACGAAGGTGCGCATGCTTTTATGGAAAAAGGCCTGGTATCCACGCTCGATGACAGCCTTACTGCTGACGAGCTGGTGGCTCTGGTTATGGAATGCGGCAAGCACGGTGTGGATGTAATGGCGCTGCTTGACCGGGCGAATACTTCAACCTACGGCAATCCGGAGATTACCAAGGTCAATATCGGAGTAGGCAGTAACCCGGGCATCCTGATCAGCGGACATGACCTGAAGGATATGGAAGAGCTGCTGAAACAGACGGAAGGCACCGGCGTGGATGTCTACACCCACAGCGAGATGCTCCCGGCCCACTACTATCCTGCATTCAAAAAATACAGCCATTTCGTAGGCAACTACGGCAATGCCTGGTGGAAGCAGGCGGAGGAGTTCGACAGCTTCAACGGTCCGATCCTGATGACCACGAACTGTATCGTGCCGCCGAAGGCAGGTTACATCGACCGTTTGTATACGACAGGAAATACCGGATTCCCGGGCGTTCGCCACATTTCCGCCGGGGCAGACGGGGTGAAGGACTTCTCCTCCATCATTGAACAGGCCAAGGGCTGCGCGGCTCCGATTGAGATCGAGACCGGGGAGATTGTCGGCGGGTTCGCTCATGCAGCCGTTATGGGTGTTGCGGACCAGGTGGTCGAGGCTGTTCAGACGGGGGCGATCAAACAGTTCTTCGTGATGGCAGGCTGCGACGGCCGGATGAAGAGCCGCAATTATTACACCGATTTTGCCTCTGAGCTGCCTGGAGATACCGTAATTCTTACCGCAGGCTGTGCGAAGTATAAATACAACAAGCTTGACCTCGGGGATATCGGCGGAATTCCGCGTGTACTGGATGCCGGGCAGTGCAACGATTCTTATTCGCTTGTTGTGATTGCGCTGAAGCTGAAGGAGGTATTCGGCCTTGATGATGTCAATGATCTGCCGATCTCCTACAACATTGCCTGGTATGAACAAAAGGCGGTTATTGTCCTGCTGGCCCTCTTGTACCTGGGTGTGAAGAATATCCATCTTGGACCTACGCTCCCTGCTTTCCTCTCGCCGAATGTGGCGAAGGTGCTGGTCGACAACTTCGGAATCGGCGGCATCACTACCGTGCAGGAAGATATGGAACGGTTCATGGCCGTTGTATAA
- a CDS encoding aldo/keto reductase, producing the protein MKYNRLGSSGLQVSALGLGTNSFGKRADGQTSVNILHAALDQGINFIDTANIYAGTESERIIGTGLEGRRQDAVLATKAGLPRHDGPNGSGSSRHHLMLELEGSLRRLKTDYVDLYQIHTFDPYTPLDETLRALDDMVSSGKVRYIGASNYAAWELMKALGISEARSLVKYTSIQCSYSLADRTPETELVPLCLDQGIGLIPYFPLAGGILTGKYSGEDAAPAGSRADTDPNFRRFLTPEALELGRSVSTIAEEAGVSPAALSLAWLMGRPAVSTVIVGATSAEQLQHNLHSAEIQPDAAVLDKLNEASSAFRRGEPFAFYRLP; encoded by the coding sequence ATGAAATATAACCGTTTGGGCAGCAGCGGTCTGCAGGTATCGGCCCTGGGCCTTGGAACCAACTCTTTCGGTAAAAGAGCGGACGGGCAGACCTCGGTTAACATTCTGCATGCCGCACTGGATCAGGGCATTAATTTTATTGATACCGCCAATATTTACGCCGGCACGGAATCGGAGCGGATCATCGGCACCGGTCTGGAAGGCAGACGCCAGGACGCTGTTCTGGCAACCAAAGCCGGCCTCCCCAGACATGATGGCCCCAACGGAAGCGGCTCTTCCCGCCATCATTTGATGCTGGAGCTGGAGGGCAGCCTGCGCCGGCTGAAGACCGACTATGTTGACCTGTACCAGATTCATACCTTTGATCCCTATACCCCGCTGGACGAGACCCTGCGGGCCCTTGATGATATGGTATCCTCCGGCAAAGTCCGCTACATCGGGGCGTCCAATTACGCCGCCTGGGAGCTGATGAAGGCACTGGGCATCAGTGAGGCCCGTAGCCTGGTGAAATACACCTCCATTCAATGCAGCTACTCCCTGGCTGACCGCACACCGGAAACCGAGCTGGTTCCGCTCTGTCTGGATCAGGGCATCGGATTGATCCCTTACTTCCCGCTCGCCGGAGGCATTCTTACCGGGAAATATTCGGGGGAAGACGCTGCGCCTGCCGGTTCGCGGGCAGATACTGACCCGAACTTCCGCCGGTTCCTGACGCCTGAAGCACTGGAGCTCGGCCGTTCGGTCAGCACCATCGCCGAAGAGGCCGGGGTATCGCCTGCGGCATTGTCCCTGGCCTGGCTGATGGGCAGACCTGCAGTATCTACGGTAATTGTAGGCGCTACTAGCGCAGAGCAGCTGCAGCACAATCTGCACAGCGCAGAGATCCAGCCGGATGCAGCCGTTCTGGACAAGCTGAATGAGGCAAGCTCCGCCTTCCGCAGAGGAGAGCCGTTCGCTTTCTACCGGCTGCCGTAA
- a CDS encoding Crp/Fnr family transcriptional regulator, with product MRPDPAVLQSCLLFREKSVEDIESLLNTMIYTVHNYHKNALILAEGDIADRIGIVLSGRIEVQKTHPTGSSVTIAHLSGGQTIGEAVLFRRENIVPATVTATGPCSVMFISKQELLRLFTADTDMLTRFIENLSNRLVMVNRKIEILSAGSLRRRVVNFLLEQAALQDSDQIKLPFSRKEWAEHLNTARPSLSREMGLLRDMGWIEFKGSHITLLNSREMQEYMRKGDNISG from the coding sequence ATGAGACCGGACCCTGCTGTACTGCAATCCTGCCTCCTGTTCCGGGAGAAATCCGTGGAAGACATTGAATCCCTGCTGAACACGATGATCTATACCGTTCATAATTATCATAAAAATGCACTGATCCTGGCTGAAGGGGATATCGCCGACCGGATCGGCATCGTGCTGTCAGGCCGCATAGAGGTACAGAAAACCCACCCTACCGGCAGCAGCGTGACGATTGCCCATCTCAGCGGGGGACAAACCATCGGAGAAGCCGTGCTGTTCCGCAGGGAAAATATCGTCCCCGCCACAGTGACCGCCACCGGCCCCTGCTCGGTGATGTTCATCAGCAAGCAGGAGCTGCTGCGCCTGTTCACGGCGGATACGGACATGCTTACCCGTTTCATTGAGAATCTTTCCAACCGCCTCGTGATGGTGAACCGCAAGATTGAAATTTTGTCAGCCGGCTCCCTGCGGCGGCGTGTGGTCAACTTTTTGCTGGAGCAGGCGGCTCTGCAGGATTCGGACCAGATCAAGCTTCCTTTCAGCAGAAAAGAATGGGCAGAGCATCTCAATACAGCCCGTCCTTCACTCTCCCGTGAAATGGGCCTGCTGCGTGACATGGGCTGGATCGAATTTAAAGGAAGCCATATTACGCTGCTGAACAGCCGGGAGATGCAAGAATACATGCGCAAAGGCGATAACATTTCCGGTTGA